One Synechocystis sp. LKSZ1 genomic window, CTCCGCATATAGTCCCAGCCATTGCCCAAAACAATTTCCAGAATTTCCCGTTGACGAGCGGTGGACTGCGTGAGGGAGAACATAAGAGTTAGAGCAGGGACTGATAGGTGTCGTCCTGGGCAAGACGCTTCAGCACGGTTTTAATGGCCTGGGTTTGGTCTTTCCGGGCCACCAGGGTAACATTCCCGTCCCGGACAATCACCAGGTCTTCCAGTCCGAGGGTGACGACTACTTCCCCTGGGTCACTGGCATAGACAATACAGCCCTGGCTTTCCTGGGCGACATGATTGGCCACATTGACGTTGGCCCCCTGGGCCGGCAAGAGACGTTCCAGGGCATTCCAATCTCCCAGATCATCCCAGCCAAAGTTCACCGGCAAAACGTAGGCTCGTTGGGTTTTTTCCATCAGGGCGTAGTCAATACTAATTTTCTCTAAGCTACCGTAGGCTTCAACCCCCTGCTCCCGCAGGGCCTGGAGTAATTGAGGGGCATGGCGTTCTAGTTCTGCCAAGACAACTCCGGCCCGGAAAAAAAACATACCGCTGTTCCAACTGTAACGCCCACTTTTGATAAAAGCCTCGGCTGTGCTTAGATCCGGTTTTTCTGTAAATCGACTGACGGGGTAAACCAACAGGCCTACAGACTTGCTGGGAACCAGGCCCTGTTCAATGTAGCCATAGCCGGTGGCGGGGTGAGTCGGCTGAATTCCCAGGGTGACGATCGCCTCGGTTTGCTGAGCAAAGTCAATAGCAGCGGTCAAAGTCTGCTCAAAGGCCCCTTGATCTCCAATCCAATGATCCGCAGGAAAAAAGCCTAGAACCGCCTCGTCACCGTAGCGTTTAGCCACTTCTAAACTAGCCCAGGCTACTGCTGGGGCCGTATCCCGACCTTCCGGTTCAATCAACAGGTTATCATCGGGCAACTGGGGTAATTGTTCCCGGATACCCGAGGCAATGGGGGCCGCCGTAATCACCCACAGATTGGGCCAGCCTCCCGCTAGGGCCAGTAAACGCTGGGCTGTTGCCTGGAGGAGGCTAATGCCCGTTCCATCCAAACAGAGAAATTGTTTCGGACGGTGGCGACGACTCAGGGGCCAGAAACGTTCTCCCTTACCCCCCGCCAGAATTACGGGAACGAAGTTTGCTGTCATACAATCTCAAGGCACTGAATAGGTAAAGCCTTGATGTTAAGATACCCCAAGAATTCCCCTTA contains:
- a CDS encoding mannose-1-phosphate guanylyltransferase, coding for MTANFVPVILAGGKGERFWPLSRRHRPKQFLCLDGTGISLLQATAQRLLALAGGWPNLWVITAAPIASGIREQLPQLPDDNLLIEPEGRDTAPAVAWASLEVAKRYGDEAVLGFFPADHWIGDQGAFEQTLTAAIDFAQQTEAIVTLGIQPTHPATGYGYIEQGLVPSKSVGLLVYPVSRFTEKPDLSTAEAFIKSGRYSWNSGMFFFRAGVVLAELERHAPQLLQALREQGVEAYGSLEKISIDYALMEKTQRAYVLPVNFGWDDLGDWNALERLLPAQGANVNVANHVAQESQGCIVYASDPGEVVVTLGLEDLVIVRDGNVTLVARKDQTQAIKTVLKRLAQDDTYQSLL